ACGGAATAACTTTTTTCATTTTTTAAAACGGAAAAATCTGTCCGACGGAAACAGCCTATATATTAGAATAAATATTTTCGTTAAAAGTAAACTGGTGTTAAAAATTTCTACCTTTTCCGACAAATGCTACCCTCCCACGCAAAATTTTGATGTTTTGTCCATCGCTCGACGTTCAGGTATCCCTGGATTCTGAAAAATCCTCCTTAAATGCGGTTCGAATTAAGTAAGTCCGGGTGAGCTTGATGGTTATCGTCGGGTGTAGTTTCAAGGGGCCCGGAATTCCTCCCGGTGTAAAAAAAAGTTACACGGGTCGCAATGGATTATTATCAAATATCGGCCTTATCCTTTAACTGCACCTCTATTGTAAAATTCCATTACAAAAACGTCTCCCCATGAAAACCCTGACGGAGAAAGGCTTTTTGACTTAACAGGCTCTCATTGTGTAAAATATTTATACAATCCGTGGCCCAAAAGGCTATTCAATTATAGAGCCGGAGACCGAATATGCTCATTTATCGGCATTCTCCGAAATTTGGCATTTGTGTTGCGGCATTGGTATATGAGTCTCGATAATAGACGGATCACCTCGCTGGCGGCCATGATTGTCAACCACTTGTGGAATTGTCCTCCCGATGAATTGTGTCAATGCAATTGCGGCTCCCTGGCGAAAGTCCTGCGCATGCATCCCGTCGTCTTATCGCGTCGTTTTTCCCGGGAGTACGGCCGTCCATTGGTGACCGTTCTGCGGGAAATCAAGGTCGTCCGCGCCGTGGGAATGTTGCGTTACGGTAAGGTCGCATCAGTGGACGAGGCCATGGTCGCCGCCGGGTACCGGGATCGCAAGTATTTCGAGACATTGGTCCGGCATCAATTCGGAATCAGCTGGGGTGATCTTCAACAGCTGCACACGTGGGATTGGGATGAAGGGGGTATTCGAATTCATGACCAGTTCTCGCTCACGAAAATGTGAGATGGGTGATTGTCGTTTTACCCGGTTTCAGTACCGGCGGCAGATGGGCTTCACCCGGAGCGGTGAAAACCGGTAAGCGCCCCCCGGGTTCCCCTTTTTCCGAAAAACAATTGATTAAAAATACAGTGAAACTCAATCCGTCTCCGCATAGTTTACCGAATTCAGGGTGCCCAGGGTAAATGGCGGGATTATGGCGCTTGTCCATTTTTAGGCTGAAGGTCTTTGACTTTGCGGCAATTATTTGCAAATTATGGGAATTTTTATTGACCCAATGGTCGTTGTGTGCTAGTTTGTGAAATTGATCCGCCGGGAGGATTCATGAGCAGTGAACGCAGGTTGCTGGACCTTGCCAACCAGAAAGAAGCCGCCAAAATAGGCGGCGGCGAGGCAAAGATCGAGAAGCAGCACGCCAAGGGCAAGTACACGGCCCGCGAGCGCATCGATAACATCCTTGATGAAGGCAGTTTTGAAGAGTTCGACCTTTTTGTCACCCATCGCTGCCACGATTTCGGCATGGAAAAGACCCGCCCTTCGAGCGACGGCGTAATCACGGGTTACGGCACCATCCAGGGACGACTGGTGTACATTTTTTCCCAGGATTTCACCGTGTTCGGCGGTTCCCTTTCCAAGGCTTACGCGGAAAAGATCGTCAAGATCATGGAGATGGCCGCGCGCATGGGCGCGCCCCTGATCGGACTGAACGATTCCGGCGGCGCCCGTATCCA
This region of Candidatus Aminicenantes bacterium genomic DNA includes:
- a CDS encoding AraC family transcriptional regulator; translation: MSLDNRRITSLAAMIVNHLWNCPPDELCQCNCGSLAKVLRMHPVVLSRRFSREYGRPLVTVLREIKVVRAVGMLRYGKVASVDEAMVAAGYRDRKYFETLVRHQFGISWGDLQQLHTWDWDEGGIRIHDQFSLTKM